From Candidatus Bathyarchaeota archaeon:
AGATGGAGGGTTTCACCGTATTAGAGCCCTCTACGCTAGAGGTTGCTTTAGCCGAGGATGCACTTTTAATCCAAACTAATACCCCCATGGGACCAGCTAAACTAGTCACCCCTTCTGAGCCTAGGTGGATATAAGATGACCCCATTACAGGAGATAGAGGCAGTTTTCGACCGATTGCTTCCAGGTAAAGCACCTTACGATTACCAGAGACGATGTTGGGAATCTATTCTATCGATGGAACCTGGATCTGGTCTTTTCATAGAGGCTCAAACCGCTGGAGGTAAAACGGAGGCCGCGATTCTTCCGGTTCTTACAAGCCTTTCATCAAGAGATTACAGCTTATGTAGAAGGCTGATCTACGTGCTTCCGACGAAATCCCTTGTCAACGCTATCGAGGGACGAATAAGGCGGATGTGTATGAATATTGGGGCTGACTTAACGGTCAGGGTCGATTATGGAGGTTCAGCCGACCCTACTCCTATGTTCTATGGTGATGTGATCGTGTGTACTTGGGACTGCTTCTTCTACGGCTACGCAGGGGCTAGGGTTTTGGGAAGTAGACATGAACTTCCTATAGGTAACATAGTATCTTCCTTTATAGTGTTTGATGAAGTCCATATGTTGCAGGGGAAAAGCCTCTACTCCATATATCTGTTGTCGGAGGTTTTAAACCAGCTTAGGATACTGGGTGTGCCGTTTGTAGTGATGACCGCTACGATCGCGTCTAAAGTTAAGGAGCTTCTGGTCTTCGATGACGATATCGAGGAGGGCCCAAAGCAGTCAGATAGCAACAAGCCTCTTAGGAATAGAGTGGAGATCCTTAGTAACTTATCTTCTACCGAGAATGGTTTAGATGAATTACTGCAAGACCCGGATATCTTAGAATTGATAGAGCGTAGCGAAAGAGTGCTTATAGTGGCTGACACAGTTAGAGATGCTGTCGGGGCATATAGGGTGTTAAGAAACATGAAGCTGGAAAGAATTCTTCTCCACTCAAGGCTTACCAGGAAGACCAGAAGTATGAGAGAGAATATAATTCATCAAGAGAGTTCTAAACCCCTTCTTCTAGTGGCGACGCAAGTGGTGGAGGCTGGGTTAAACGTCGACTTTAAACTTGTGATAACTCAGCTTGCTCCGGTCGAGGCTCTGATCCAAAGGCTTGGTAGAGCTGGGCGGAGAGTTAGAGATGCTAAGGCTATTCTATGCCGCTATCCAGGTGCCCCATACGATGCGGGACTCATAAACGCCGTAGAGAACATGCTGTCAAGAGACCTACATGGGTTAGAGCGTGCGCTACTGGATACTGGAGAAGCCCGTGCGCTTATAGATCGACAGTATGAAACCTGGGGTAAACTCGACTCGATGGATACTATAGCGAAAGTCTCTTTAGACTTGGTTAAAGATATGCTTTGGGAGATCTCTCCTTTGAAGCCTCCTAGCGAAAGGACTCTATTAAAGGCTAGAGAAGATGTCCATGTGACGCTTATAGTACCTGAGTCTATAAATTGGATAGAGGACGGCGCCGAAATAGACCCAAAAGACCCATCTCGACTGTTCGATAGGTCGTTTAATACAAGTTTTTCCTCGATTCGATCTGGACGTAGGCGGGTTGCTGACGCGTTGATGATAAATGGAAGAGGACCTTGGGAATTAGTTTCTTGTAGAGATAAAAAAGGCTGGAAGGTTCTGCTTAGAAAAGACGTTAGACCCTGGTCCACATACCTGATCAACCCCGATTTCTATGCTCGGGAAAACGGTGAAGAGCTGGGGGTGATATCGCTTTGGAAGAGCTCTTAGCCCCTAAAGTAAGGAAGACTGTATCTAAATGGTGCTCCGAAGATAAGCTTAAGATGTTTTCGTCTTTCCGCAGAAACGGGAAGCCTGTGGAATGTTTCGCGCTCCACACGGCTTTGGTTGCAGAAAGAGCTAGAAGAATGGCTAAGCGAAGAAGACGCTTTTTAGCACGGGTTTTCAAGAAGCTGTCCGCTGAGTCTGAGGATAAGGTCGTCGACGTGGTTGTGCTCTCAGCTCTTTTACACGATGTAGGAAAATTAACCCAGACCTATCATCAAGGGATAACGCAACCTCGACACGAATTAGTATCCGCGCTGGCGACTTTCGATTATGTGGAAAACCTTATGGGTGAGCGACTCGGCGCTATAGTTACCTTATCGGTTCTTCTACACCACTCTCCCATGATGAGAAAGGCCATGAAATGGACCCTAATTCCGTCTTTCACCAGAGACCTATGTAGTGTAATATTTAAGAACGATAAAGTACGGTTTTTACCTGGTGCAGATGTTCTGGTAAAGGAGCTGTTGGAGAGCTTTGGCTTTAACACCGATTGTTTCAAGCTTCCTGACACGTTGAATCGTTCTGACTGTAGGGTGATAGACCGGTTGCAACTTGTTATCGATGAAGTTTTGAAAGACGGGAAACCGTTAGGTGGATTACTCTATCGAGCAGCCGTCGGTGGTGTGCTCGCCTGCTTAATCCCGTCTGACTATCTAGCCGCCAGAGAAATTAGAGGTCCTTCTTATTCTAGGTTTTGGAAAATAGTTGAAAGGGAGGTGATGATGGATTCCTGTTAGATTATTCACACCAGGGCATGGGCAGATAATGGATACCTTCATATGCCATGGATTATCTTGGCTTCTCCGCGGTTCTAAGGGGACTATTTTTCCGTTAAACCAACGATATCTAATTGAGTTGGATAAAAAACCAGATTGGCAAGAGTTAGTGGATTTCCTATTAACAAATCTTCAGCAGATTTTAAACAGATATCAAGATATTGAGGCTCTGATCAATGAGCGTCGAAAGCTCGGAAGAGCTTCAGGACGTCGTGAAGAAATATTAGACCTGCTTAGAGGATATACGAATACACCTGGTGGAAGGCTTCATATGGCTTTAGAAACTCAAGGAGCCGCTAATGCTAGAGCCGCCTTAAATAAGGTCAAAGAAGCGCTTAAAGAGATAGAGAACTTGGATCCTGACCTTTCGCGGGTTTATACTGAGGATCATGCTCTTAGATATGGTGAGGGTAGGAGGAGTCTATCCTCGGCTTCGAAAAGAACCGTTAGGGTGAAGGCTGAAAAAGTGAAGACCTTCACAGCCCCGCTTCCGGTAATCGGTTCTGCGGGGAAGTATGCCACATCGCTATATGGGTATAGACCTGATGCTGTTAAAGTGTGTCCTTGGGACTTAGCCCTATCTTGGCTGGGGTTATGTGTCTCAGCTGCTGTGATCCGAGAGGGAAGGGGTGAAGGTGTGACTATTATAACGCTTCGACCAGCTCTTAGGGTTAGAATATCGGAGATCAGGCTTTCGCAATTTTTCTCCATGGGTGCTCAAATGGCGAATACTCTTCCTTTAGCGGCTGCAGTGGTGTCATCTCTATCTAAAGTCGGAGGAATAAGGAGTTTTGAAACAGAAGATGAGGTTAAAGCTTCTGCTTTAGAAAAGATCGAGCCTGCGAGATGGTCTGTGATCGCTTATAGGTTTGAGCAACAACAGCCTAGAAGACCTTATGCGATAAGGAGGATTTCCGAGTATCCGGCTTTCAGGTTGCTTAGGTTTATAAAAGAGGCTAGGAATGAA
This genomic window contains:
- the cas3 gene encoding CRISPR-associated helicase Cas3' codes for the protein MTPLQEIEAVFDRLLPGKAPYDYQRRCWESILSMEPGSGLFIEAQTAGGKTEAAILPVLTSLSSRDYSLCRRLIYVLPTKSLVNAIEGRIRRMCMNIGADLTVRVDYGGSADPTPMFYGDVIVCTWDCFFYGYAGARVLGSRHELPIGNIVSSFIVFDEVHMLQGKSLYSIYLLSEVLNQLRILGVPFVVMTATIASKVKELLVFDDDIEEGPKQSDSNKPLRNRVEILSNLSSTENGLDELLQDPDILELIERSERVLIVADTVRDAVGAYRVLRNMKLERILLHSRLTRKTRSMRENIIHQESSKPLLLVATQVVEAGLNVDFKLVITQLAPVEALIQRLGRAGRRVRDAKAILCRYPGAPYDAGLINAVENMLSRDLHGLERALLDTGEARALIDRQYETWGKLDSMDTIAKVSLDLVKDMLWEISPLKPPSERTLLKAREDVHVTLIVPESINWIEDGAEIDPKDPSRLFDRSFNTSFSSIRSGRRRVADALMINGRGPWELVSCRDKKGWKVLLRKDVRPWSTYLINPDFYARENGEELGVISLWKSS
- a CDS encoding CRISPR-associated endonuclease Cas3'', which translates into the protein MEELLAPKVRKTVSKWCSEDKLKMFSSFRRNGKPVECFALHTALVAERARRMAKRRRRFLARVFKKLSAESEDKVVDVVVLSALLHDVGKLTQTYHQGITQPRHELVSALATFDYVENLMGERLGAIVTLSVLLHHSPMMRKAMKWTLIPSFTRDLCSVIFKNDKVRFLPGADVLVKELLESFGFNTDCFKLPDTLNRSDCRVIDRLQLVIDEVLKDGKPLGGLLYRAAVGGVLACLIPSDYLAAREIRGPSYSRFWKIVEREVMMDSC